One part of the Coleofasciculus chthonoplastes PCC 7420 genome encodes these proteins:
- a CDS encoding GDSL-type esterase/lipase family protein → MKNILSCLGIATVILCAGLYAFQGTATNRQPKTTPTIAAPSLQPNQTATPTPISTNQPKPTPSPLAIAPTSGTQLYYQRRASLKAGKIYTHPKHLIEPPETGKLPKPTHQQWKNLLAQEAQAVVKGQGDNRLALLVGDSLSLWFPPDYLPEGYLWLNQSISGENSTQILNRLSIFAHTEPDIIYVMAGTNDLRQGVSDEQILNTIRQILYRLRQTHPQAQIIVQSILPTRVSIQSSDRIHHLNEQIAAIAVQQQANYLNLYALFLGRDNQLRPELTTDGIHLTPLAYRIWQQELYYTAILSHP, encoded by the coding sequence ATGAAAAACATCCTCAGTTGTTTAGGAATTGCCACAGTTATACTGTGTGCTGGACTGTACGCTTTTCAAGGAACGGCGACTAACCGACAGCCGAAAACAACTCCCACTATCGCCGCGCCCTCGTTACAACCCAACCAAACGGCGACTCCAACCCCCATCAGTACCAATCAACCCAAACCAACTCCCTCACCTTTAGCGATCGCTCCCACCTCTGGCACTCAATTATATTACCAGCGACGGGCATCGCTAAAGGCGGGGAAAATTTACACACACCCCAAACATCTCATCGAGCCTCCTGAAACCGGAAAACTCCCCAAACCCACTCACCAACAGTGGAAAAATCTCCTCGCCCAAGAAGCCCAAGCCGTTGTCAAAGGACAGGGTGACAACCGTCTAGCCCTTTTAGTCGGCGATTCCCTGAGTCTGTGGTTCCCTCCAGACTATCTACCCGAAGGATACTTGTGGCTCAATCAGAGTATTTCCGGTGAAAATTCCACTCAAATCCTCAACCGACTCTCTATCTTTGCCCACACTGAACCCGATATTATCTATGTCATGGCGGGAACAAACGACCTACGCCAAGGGGTCAGCGACGAACAAATTCTCAATACTATCCGTCAAATTCTGTATCGCCTGCGCCAAACTCACCCCCAAGCTCAAATTATCGTCCAGTCGATTCTACCCACTCGAGTAAGTATTCAATCAAGCGATCGCATTCACCACCTCAATGAACAAATCGCCGCGATCGCCGTTCAACAACAAGCCAACTACCTCAATCTCTATGCACTATTTCTCGGTCGTGACAATCAACTGCGACCGGAATTAACCACTGATGGCATTCATTTAACCCCTCTAGCTTACCGGATTTGGCAGCAGGAACTGTATTATACAGCCATCTTAAGCCATCCTTAA
- a CDS encoding macro domain-containing protein: MNAPQIEFVPLRDAVSTEALTTLDVLVKIVPPQPEANLKRPELNLGLVIDRSGSMAGKKIAYARQAACYAVQQLLGSDRVSVTIYDDIVETLIPSTLATEKNYITRQIERIHPRNMTALHDGWVEGGKQVSQYLNPEGLNRVILLSDGLANKGQTNADAIASDVYGLAQQGVSTTTMGVGDDYNEDLLEVMANSGDGNYYYIDTPEQLPEIFQTELHGLMATMGREVRLGIEPQADVDVVDVFNDLDVSPQGEFKLPNLVKGNPFVVVVRLKVPPMRAADSANLCNFRLSWDEPEQKERQRIRQMFQLPVVAAAALAECPLNPEVQQQVVLMSAARAKKEAVQKVDEGDYATASQLLETARKQVLAAPASPLMEQEAIALIDLDRDLQSRRVQQFRKMSTYQSHRSRRSMSQSTYHDYQVQRSQRYRGQNLPDDLRGRIEVIQGDITKQRVDAIVNATDNYLSGSGGVDAAIHRAAGSGLKKECEQLHGCKTGEAKITRGYNLPARWVIHTAGPAWQGGHQGEDRMLALCYQNCLTLAEQYSIKTIAFPAISTGFLGFPSDWASRIACSQVRTFLQRNSAIEKVVFVCFQQRDFDCYLNSV, translated from the coding sequence ATGAACGCCCCACAGATTGAATTTGTTCCCCTGCGCGATGCGGTGAGTACAGAGGCTCTGACAACCCTAGATGTACTGGTTAAAATTGTTCCGCCACAGCCAGAGGCTAACCTAAAACGACCCGAACTTAATCTGGGTTTAGTGATTGACCGTTCCGGTTCGATGGCAGGGAAGAAAATCGCTTATGCCCGTCAAGCGGCGTGTTATGCGGTGCAGCAACTCCTGGGGAGCGATCGCGTGAGTGTAACGATTTATGATGATATCGTCGAAACCCTGATCCCCAGTACCCTCGCCACGGAAAAGAATTACATTACCCGTCAGATCGAACGGATTCACCCCAGAAACATGACCGCCCTCCATGATGGCTGGGTTGAGGGCGGTAAGCAAGTGAGTCAATATTTGAATCCTGAGGGATTGAATCGGGTGATTTTGCTCTCAGATGGACTAGCCAACAAAGGGCAAACCAATGCTGACGCGATCGCCTCTGATGTTTATGGATTGGCACAACAGGGTGTGAGTACCACCACAATGGGGGTTGGGGATGATTACAACGAAGATTTGCTGGAGGTGATGGCGAATAGTGGGGATGGGAATTACTATTACATTGACACTCCTGAACAACTGCCAGAGATTTTCCAAACTGAACTGCACGGCTTAATGGCAACCATGGGGCGGGAGGTGCGCCTAGGGATTGAACCACAAGCAGATGTGGACGTGGTTGATGTCTTTAATGATTTGGATGTCTCCCCTCAGGGTGAGTTCAAGTTACCCAATTTGGTCAAGGGTAACCCTTTTGTGGTTGTGGTGCGGCTCAAGGTGCCACCCATGAGAGCAGCCGACAGTGCCAACCTCTGCAATTTCCGTTTAAGTTGGGATGAACCCGAACAGAAGGAACGACAACGGATACGGCAGATGTTTCAACTGCCCGTCGTCGCGGCGGCTGCTTTGGCTGAATGTCCCCTGAATCCAGAGGTGCAGCAACAGGTGGTACTGATGAGTGCAGCACGCGCTAAGAAGGAAGCGGTGCAAAAGGTGGATGAGGGAGACTATGCAACCGCGAGCCAATTGCTAGAAACCGCCCGGAAACAAGTGTTAGCCGCCCCGGCATCCCCTTTGATGGAACAAGAGGCGATCGCGTTAATTGATTTGGATCGGGATCTTCAGTCACGACGGGTACAACAATTCCGCAAAATGTCTACTTACCAGTCCCATAGAAGCCGCCGCAGCATGAGCCAGTCTACTTATCATGACTATCAAGTGCAGCGGAGTCAACGCTATCGGGGGCAGAATTTACCCGATGATCTGCGGGGTCGAATTGAGGTGATTCAGGGGGATATTACGAAGCAACGGGTTGATGCGATTGTTAATGCGACGGATAATTATCTGTCAGGTAGTGGTGGTGTTGATGCGGCAATTCACCGGGCGGCTGGATCGGGGCTAAAGAAAGAATGTGAACAGCTCCACGGTTGTAAGACGGGTGAGGCGAAGATTACCCGTGGCTATAATCTGCCAGCTCGATGGGTGATCCATACAGCCGGTCCAGCCTGGCAGGGGGGTCATCAGGGAGAGGATCGGATGCTAGCTCTATGTTATCAGAACTGTCTAACGTTGGCAGAGCAATACTCGATTAAAACCATTGCCTTCCCAGCGATTAGTACAGGGTTTCTGGGCTTTCCAAGTGATTGGGCATCCCGAATTGCCTGCTCGCAAGTCAGAACATTTTTACAGAGAAATTCTGCGATTGAGAAGGTGGTTTTTGTTTGCTTCCAGCAGCGGGATTTTGATTGCTATTTAAATAGTGTTTAA
- a CDS encoding DUF932 domain-containing protein, which yields MSHKFESGFFVHQAAWHKLGTVLQNPPTTEQAIVEAGLNWRVIEEPLYQVEGNSSEIILKKKLRRDRDQAFLGIVNHDYTPLQNEEAFRWFDPLLSRGGVQLEAAGSLKGGKRIWILAKLINTEAEIISGDIVRPYLLLHNSHDGSTAVWLQFTPVRVVCWNTLNGAARFRFGDLWQKKAICIPHSLSLTEQLEHIHNILDLTQKEFQYSVEEYQAMAHKELTTELLADYIGRVLGTTQPTLHPAWSQLVANFESGRGNQGQTLWDAYNSITEWLDHQREALADARLFSTWFGSGARLRTKAHQVALAMLNDAPDAHPSASHTLSYRSTQSASTLA from the coding sequence ATGTCACACAAATTTGAGTCAGGATTTTTTGTCCATCAAGCCGCTTGGCATAAACTTGGCACCGTCTTGCAAAATCCGCCAACGACTGAACAAGCGATTGTTGAAGCCGGATTGAATTGGCGAGTCATTGAAGAACCCTTATATCAGGTTGAAGGGAATTCTTCAGAGATTATTCTCAAGAAAAAGCTGCGGCGCGATCGCGATCAGGCGTTTCTCGGTATCGTCAACCATGACTACACCCCCCTGCAAAACGAAGAAGCCTTTCGCTGGTTTGACCCCCTCCTCTCGAGAGGCGGCGTGCAGTTAGAAGCCGCAGGTAGTCTCAAAGGTGGAAAACGCATTTGGATTCTCGCCAAACTCATCAATACTGAAGCCGAGATCATCAGTGGCGATATCGTTCGTCCCTATCTGCTGCTTCACAACTCTCATGATGGTTCAACAGCCGTTTGGCTGCAGTTCACCCCGGTTCGCGTTGTCTGTTGGAATACCCTCAATGGTGCTGCACGCTTCCGTTTCGGCGATTTATGGCAAAAGAAAGCCATCTGCATTCCTCACTCTTTGAGCCTTACCGAACAACTCGAACATATCCATAACATCCTCGACCTAACCCAGAAAGAATTCCAGTACAGCGTCGAGGAATACCAAGCCATGGCACATAAGGAACTCACAACTGAGTTACTCGCCGACTACATAGGACGAGTCTTGGGTACAACACAACCAACCTTACACCCAGCCTGGTCACAACTCGTGGCTAACTTTGAGAGCGGACGGGGGAACCAAGGTCAAACACTCTGGGATGCTTACAACAGCATTACTGAATGGCTAGATCATCAGCGAGAAGCACTCGCCGACGCTCGTCTGTTTTCAACCTGGTTTGGCTCTGGCGCTCGCCTACGCACAAAGGCTCATCAGGTCGCCTTAGCCATGCTCAATGATGCTCCAGATGCACACCCATCTGCCTCTCATACTCTCTCCTATCGCTCTACCCAGAGTGCCAGCACTTTGGCTTAA
- a CDS encoding ARPP-1 family domain-containing protein produces the protein MTKDKKHQLIPRGFDLYPYEFGSPQQSGAMTVVPLFGLDQNDKFTSPLSGLKLSRVTGYGSVELANPASAQTEPGKEGLAIVPLHIGYIQDQAQNHALCRSAFIAVGQHLMFSDACCVQQSQGGYLEEQQQWFFILPLPLRFAALQLRGKESYSKLWNDISLLNQQFGLQQRGHLEQIITRQRAYLTQYQSRFELLNGQTGALFFIQDKLVGVEIAPSVAYFRELWMPLVCFCYGVAAMYVEQMRLKDKAPQPIPFAAHTLTQLRQHLHQSRLEKQEQVRYGLAQTPVETFNVQEEERFCDFRLKTALGKNFAGQFVEESGQVVYASLFAKPEYLSQAG, from the coding sequence ATGACAAAGGACAAAAAACACCAATTAATTCCGCGTGGATTTGACCTATATCCCTACGAATTCGGGAGTCCCCAGCAATCCGGCGCGATGACTGTTGTGCCATTATTTGGATTAGATCAAAACGACAAATTTACCAGTCCGCTTTCGGGTCTCAAGTTATCTAGAGTTACGGGCTACGGCAGTGTAGAACTTGCCAACCCAGCTTCGGCTCAAACCGAACCGGGGAAGGAAGGTTTGGCGATTGTGCCACTGCATATCGGTTATATCCAAGACCAAGCTCAAAATCATGCTCTGTGCCGTTCGGCTTTCATCGCTGTCGGTCAGCATCTGATGTTTTCCGATGCCTGCTGTGTGCAACAATCCCAAGGTGGCTATTTGGAAGAGCAACAGCAGTGGTTTTTCATCCTCCCCTTACCGTTGCGCTTTGCTGCGTTGCAATTGCGCGGTAAAGAGAGTTACAGCAAACTCTGGAATGACATTAGTCTCCTGAACCAGCAGTTTGGCTTGCAACAGCGGGGTCATCTGGAACAGATTATTACTCGCCAACGGGCGTATTTGACTCAATATCAAAGCCGCTTTGAATTACTCAATGGTCAGACTGGGGCATTGTTTTTTATTCAAGATAAGTTAGTTGGAGTTGAAATTGCACCCAGTGTGGCTTATTTCCGAGAACTATGGATGCCTCTGGTGTGTTTCTGCTACGGTGTGGCGGCAATGTATGTTGAACAAATGCGGCTTAAGGACAAGGCTCCTCAGCCTATCCCCTTTGCGGCTCATACGTTGACACAGTTGCGTCAGCACCTGCATCAAAGCCGTCTAGAGAAACAGGAGCAAGTCCGCTATGGGTTAGCCCAAACTCCAGTGGAAACGTTCAATGTCCAAGAGGAAGAACGGTTCTGTGACTTCCGCTTGAAGACGGCGCTGGGTAAGAATTTTGCGGGTCAGTTTGTGGAAGAATCCGGGCAAGTGGTCTATGCTTCACTTTTTGCTAAACCTGAGTATTTGAGTCAAGCGGGTTGA
- a CDS encoding helicase-associated domain-containing protein: protein MPYSKDPIIVTVAEALNQQTVDYLRRLLPHLPTTERPTRKAELVDLIQRYLKGKELKVLWEKLDPLQQTAVSEVVYSLDSHFDAAQFQAKYGQLPNWGAVNAYGTLQNPSRLGLFFFDYLMPEDLQKRLSAFVPPPAQAKLKTEDEIPKTIQQEQPVIDYNSRTFKTQVVDVSVEQRLMERAAQQDLLAVLRLIDTGKVSVSDKTRFPSTATLKTMTAILSGGDYYTDPPPEEDNFYDQPIGFIRAFAWSMLVQAGGLAELSSKKLRLTKAGQKALTLAPPKTLHTLWQKWRKTKLLDEFRRIDQIKGQTGKGKRSLTAVVGRREAITMALYACPVNHWIQVDEFFRYIQASDYDFEVTRNPWDLYICEAGYGSLGYLGYHDWSMLQGRYVLCLLFEYAATLGMVDVAYISPREARSDYCNNWGTDDLEFLSRYDGLLYFRLTPLGAYCLELTDHYTPASPEVQPVLRVLPNLEIAAMGESLTAADVLLLELYTQKVSDAVWRLEPTKLLKAVAEGYRLQELEDFLVARSPEPLPQTVEQFLADVKSRTGSLQDLGTARLIECNDPAIALLIANDSRTKKYCFLAGERRLVVPLESETRFHRALQKLGYSVPKP, encoded by the coding sequence ATGCCTTACTCCAAAGACCCAATCATTGTCACCGTCGCTGAGGCGCTCAACCAGCAAACTGTAGACTATCTCAGAAGGCTCCTGCCACACCTGCCAACAACCGAACGACCAACCCGCAAAGCCGAACTGGTTGACCTAATTCAGCGCTATTTGAAAGGAAAAGAACTCAAAGTGCTGTGGGAAAAACTTGACCCACTCCAACAAACTGCTGTATCAGAAGTGGTTTATTCACTGGATTCACACTTTGATGCGGCTCAGTTTCAGGCAAAGTATGGGCAGTTGCCCAATTGGGGGGCGGTTAATGCCTATGGCACCCTGCAAAACCCTTCCAGGTTGGGACTATTTTTCTTCGACTATCTGATGCCAGAAGACTTGCAGAAACGCTTGTCTGCTTTCGTGCCACCTCCAGCTCAAGCTAAGCTGAAAACAGAGGATGAGATTCCCAAAACTATCCAGCAAGAACAACCCGTCATTGACTACAACAGTAGAACATTTAAAACCCAAGTTGTCGATGTTTCTGTTGAGCAGCGGTTGATGGAAAGAGCCGCACAGCAAGACTTATTAGCGGTGCTGCGGCTGATTGATACGGGTAAGGTCTCTGTAAGCGATAAAACTCGCTTTCCTTCTACGGCTACCTTGAAAACCATGACAGCGATACTTTCTGGTGGAGATTATTACACCGATCCCCCTCCAGAAGAGGATAACTTTTATGACCAACCCATTGGCTTTATCCGTGCCTTTGCTTGGTCGATGCTCGTGCAAGCAGGCGGTTTAGCCGAGTTGTCCAGCAAAAAACTGCGTTTAACCAAAGCGGGTCAAAAAGCCCTCACTCTTGCTCCTCCAAAAACCCTACACACCCTCTGGCAGAAATGGCGTAAAACTAAACTTTTGGATGAATTCAGGCGTATTGATCAGATTAAAGGGCAAACGGGTAAAGGGAAAAGAAGCTTAACCGCTGTGGTGGGACGGCGGGAGGCGATTACAATGGCACTATACGCTTGTCCCGTCAATCATTGGATTCAGGTGGATGAATTTTTTCGCTACATCCAGGCAAGCGATTATGATTTTGAAGTCACCCGCAACCCTTGGGATCTCTATATTTGTGAAGCTGGCTACGGTAGTTTAGGCTATCTGGGGTATCACGACTGGAGTATGTTGCAAGGCAGGTATGTACTCTGCCTATTATTTGAATATGCTGCCACGTTAGGTATGGTTGATGTGGCGTACATTTCTCCACGGGAGGCTCGTTCTGACTATTGCAACAATTGGGGAACCGATGACCTAGAGTTCTTGAGCCGCTACGATGGGTTGCTGTATTTCCGCTTGACTCCCCTTGGCGCTTACTGTTTAGAACTAACGGATCATTACACCCCAGCCTCTCCAGAGGTTCAACCCGTTTTGCGAGTCTTACCCAATCTGGAAATAGCGGCAATGGGAGAATCCCTGACAGCGGCTGATGTGCTGCTACTGGAGTTGTATACCCAGAAGGTTTCTGATGCGGTGTGGCGTTTAGAGCCAACGAAATTACTCAAAGCCGTCGCAGAAGGTTACAGACTCCAAGAGTTAGAAGACTTCTTAGTGGCACGCAGTCCGGAACCTTTACCCCAAACCGTTGAACAATTTTTAGCCGATGTCAAGTCCCGGACAGGGAGTTTGCAGGATTTAGGAACAGCCCGTTTAATTGAATGTAATGATCCGGCGATCGCCCTCTTAATTGCCAATGATTCCCGCACCAAAAAGTATTGTTTCTTGGCTGGGGAACGCCGTTTAGTGGTGCCACTTGAATCGGAAACTCGGTTTCACCGTGCTTTGCAGAAGCTAGGTTATAGTGTGCCAAAGCCTTAA
- a CDS encoding DNA repair helicase XPB encodes MSYNPENALIVQSDRTILLEVHSPKADGARVAIAPFAELIKSPEHIHTYRLTPLSIWNARAAGLAVEGMLTALHHYSKYPVPEAVIQEIRTLGERYGLTRIERKDDPFFLELNVADPPLAELLIREKSVAPFLEKRLSPVSFHLNPSFRGLLKKALVDLGYPAEDLAGYVTGDTLPLQLRSQTRSGQPFQVRPYQQQAAEAFYQSGYVQGGSGIICLPCGAGKTIVGMAAMAAVGEHTLILTTSLTSVRQWRRELLDKTDLPPDAIAEYSGEVKSTAPVTLSTYQILTYRPNQAADFPHFSLFNARSWGLIIYDEVHLLPAPVFRITAELQARRRLGLTATLIREDGREGDVFALIGPKRYDVPWRELETQGFIATACCTEIRIPQDSEQQMHYAVTPRRQQFRVAAENPRKVEVVQHLIQQAADHKILIIGEYLSQLKHLAKVTAFPLIVGSTSQTKREELYSLFRRGELKGLVLSRVGNFALDLPDADVLIQVSGKYGSRQEEAQRLGRILRPKNDGRVARFYTLVSLRTCEEDFARHRQLFLTEQGYGYEIEILSCVHLRLPSEIVVLKLGILLFGIQSVTLASSVQRLVQVQQTGHSKRF; translated from the coding sequence ATGTCCTACAACCCCGAAAATGCCCTCATTGTCCAGAGCGATCGCACTATTCTCTTAGAGGTTCACTCCCCTAAGGCTGATGGGGCTAGAGTTGCCATCGCTCCCTTTGCTGAACTGATCAAAAGCCCAGAACACATCCACACCTACCGCCTTACCCCCTTGAGTATTTGGAATGCTCGCGCCGCCGGATTAGCAGTGGAAGGGATGCTCACCGCACTCCATCACTATTCCAAGTACCCTGTTCCCGAAGCAGTAATTCAGGAAATCCGGACTCTGGGAGAGCGTTACGGACTCACCCGCATTGAGCGAAAAGACGATCCTTTCTTTCTTGAGCTTAACGTTGCTGACCCGCCTTTGGCAGAACTCTTAATCCGGGAAAAATCGGTTGCCCCTTTCCTAGAAAAGCGCCTTTCCCCCGTCTCCTTTCACCTTAACCCTAGCTTTCGCGGACTACTCAAAAAAGCCTTAGTTGATCTGGGCTATCCAGCTGAAGACTTAGCCGGATACGTTACAGGTGACACCTTACCCCTGCAATTACGTTCTCAGACTCGCAGTGGTCAACCGTTCCAAGTCCGCCCGTACCAACAACAAGCCGCCGAAGCCTTCTATCAATCCGGTTACGTCCAAGGGGGAAGTGGCATCATTTGCCTTCCTTGCGGCGCAGGAAAAACCATTGTCGGTATGGCAGCTATGGCAGCCGTTGGCGAACATACCTTAATCCTAACCACCAGCTTAACCTCCGTGAGACAATGGCGTCGAGAACTCCTCGATAAAACCGACTTACCCCCTGACGCCATTGCCGAATACAGTGGCGAGGTTAAATCCACCGCACCCGTCACCCTCTCCACCTATCAAATTCTCACCTATCGTCCTAACCAAGCAGCTGATTTTCCTCACTTCTCCCTCTTTAACGCCCGTTCCTGGGGGCTGATTATCTATGATGAAGTCCACCTACTCCCAGCTCCTGTCTTCCGCATCACCGCTGAACTCCAAGCCAGAAGGCGTTTGGGACTCACTGCCACTCTGATTCGAGAAGATGGACGGGAGGGAGATGTTTTTGCGCTCATTGGTCCCAAGCGTTACGACGTACCTTGGCGTGAATTGGAAACTCAAGGATTCATCGCCACAGCCTGTTGTACAGAAATTCGCATCCCCCAGGATAGTGAGCAGCAAATGCACTATGCGGTTACTCCTCGTCGCCAGCAGTTCCGAGTGGCGGCAGAAAATCCCCGAAAAGTTGAGGTGGTTCAGCATTTGATCCAACAAGCAGCCGACCACAAAATCCTGATTATTGGGGAGTACCTTTCTCAACTCAAACACTTAGCCAAGGTGACAGCCTTTCCCCTAATTGTCGGTTCAACCTCCCAAACGAAACGGGAAGAACTCTATTCCTTGTTTCGCAGAGGCGAATTAAAAGGATTAGTCCTCTCAAGAGTCGGTAACTTTGCCCTTGATTTACCCGATGCGGACGTGTTAATTCAAGTCTCAGGAAAATATGGCTCCCGACAGGAAGAAGCCCAGCGCTTGGGACGGATTCTGCGCCCTAAAAACGATGGCAGAGTGGCGCGTTTCTATACCCTAGTTTCCCTGCGGACTTGTGAAGAAGATTTTGCCCGTCACCGACAGTTATTTTTGACGGAGCAAGGTTATGGCTATGAGATAGAGATTCTCTCTTGCGTCCATCTCAGGCTACCCTCAGAAATAGTAGTTTTGAAACTGGGGATTTTGCTTTTTGGGATACAATCGGTAACGTTAGCATCGTCGGTTCAGAGATTGGTACAGGTCCAACAGACGGGACATTCCAAGCGTTTCTAA
- a CDS encoding site-specific integrase, with the protein MTIIIKGNRLYLRATLPPRPMSNKSFPHQQEIALGVYATVDGLSMAEKEARKVGFRLESGEFSWKPYLRHRLTGTLPYKTVGDWVGALKMDYFMRRAKTPQSLTTWETNYNEVFKRLPGDQPLTELILKKAIAATPPDTRIRQKTCLALDKLAKIASVDFDAKRFAGNYSPTKVSPRSLPSDLVIVEWYYRLSNPAWRWAYGMLATYGLRPHELFYLDLEEFSQGGGVLRVLAGKTGARRVWPLHPEWVEEFSLSEVKLPACHGKTNRDLGNRVTRYFRRQEMPFRPYDLRHCWAIRSMQYGLEIGLAAQQMGHSATIHSQTYHAWLADQHHQLAFERLLAKPDRPRPPQVKLEEDLTDF; encoded by the coding sequence GTGACAATTATTATTAAAGGCAATCGATTATATTTGCGGGCAACACTTCCCCCGCGTCCAATGAGTAATAAGTCTTTTCCTCATCAACAAGAGATTGCTTTGGGAGTTTATGCCACGGTTGACGGGCTTTCTATGGCGGAAAAAGAAGCCCGTAAAGTGGGTTTTCGGCTTGAGAGTGGGGAATTTTCTTGGAAGCCTTATTTGCGCCATCGCCTGACGGGAACCCTGCCTTATAAAACAGTTGGGGATTGGGTTGGTGCGCTAAAAATGGATTATTTTATGCGGCGAGCTAAAACGCCTCAATCTCTGACGACTTGGGAAACGAATTACAATGAGGTGTTTAAGCGCCTGCCTGGTGACCAACCGTTGACCGAACTAATCCTCAAAAAGGCTATCGCCGCGACGCCGCCAGATACTCGCATCCGTCAGAAGACTTGTTTGGCGTTGGATAAGTTAGCCAAAATAGCGAGTGTTGATTTTGATGCCAAGCGGTTTGCCGGAAACTACTCTCCGACTAAAGTGTCTCCCCGCTCTTTACCGAGTGATCTGGTGATTGTTGAGTGGTACTATCGCCTGTCTAACCCCGCTTGGCGCTGGGCTTATGGGATGCTGGCGACCTACGGATTGCGCCCCCATGAGTTGTTTTATCTGGATTTAGAAGAGTTTTCCCAGGGTGGGGGAGTGTTGAGGGTTTTGGCGGGGAAAACGGGGGCTAGGCGAGTCTGGCCCCTGCATCCGGAGTGGGTGGAGGAGTTTAGCTTGAGTGAGGTTAAACTGCCTGCTTGTCACGGGAAGACCAACCGCGATTTGGGGAACAGAGTGACTCGGTATTTCCGGCGTCAGGAGATGCCGTTTCGCCCTTATGATTTGCGCCACTGTTGGGCGATTCGGAGTATGCAGTATGGTCTGGAAATTGGGCTGGCGGCGCAACAAATGGGACATTCGGCGACGATTCATAGTCAAACGTATCATGCGTGGTTGGCTGACCAACACCATCAGCTAGCTTTTGAGCGGTTGTTGGCTAAACCTGACCGACCTAGACCGCCGCAAGTTAAGTTAGAGGAGGATTTGACCGATTTTTGA
- a CDS encoding TIGR03985 family CRISPR-associated protein produces MSDQFFSDRPTVELLKRLTPGSLKQELPKAVRLWVLLRCLYGDLKDKYILSDPFTYPDWRDNFFTTNHPKGEIKPPVHDPNCPCVLTMAYWLFDSETGLLEEEWRQSLEQHDSVPQNLNKLLQQRLFARTPKTLVSDLKRLVKLGWLRYKQNQYFRVAILPYPTLSSTYNRNSDDEFNFFNNIDIAATAENFSKPIGGNQRFFIYLDYVPHPETQDKIEELQEQLQQIWNEIPIPCVLFDYRSTRLAKLNKSVQCVVYPVCIYYVGRTIYLVAWGRNPIGQVNWYNYRLDKIQGKLISLTWTDKRIPEKLIQRYHENHLFTPDYVEKELDEALGFDFYETASLMLLRFEGDYHQRYIKGTFRHKTFKQVSYQEAVHLIQQQAQSPEEEKLLEIVRSRPPQDAYYTLCYRENDPNVKQRLGAWRDHVEVLYPWKMRQYFAEYIHRLWQLYK; encoded by the coding sequence ATGAGTGACCAATTCTTTAGCGATCGCCCAACTGTAGAACTGCTAAAGCGGCTAACACCGGGTTCTTTGAAGCAAGAGTTACCAAAAGCCGTGCGCTTGTGGGTATTGTTGCGTTGTTTGTATGGTGATTTGAAAGATAAATATATCTTAAGTGACCCTTTCACCTATCCAGATTGGCGGGATAATTTCTTTACGACAAACCATCCTAAAGGAGAAATAAAACCACCTGTCCATGATCCCAACTGTCCCTGTGTCTTAACAATGGCATACTGGTTATTCGATTCAGAGACAGGACTGTTAGAAGAGGAGTGGAGGCAGTCTCTAGAGCAGCACGATTCTGTTCCTCAGAATTTAAACAAGTTATTACAGCAACGATTGTTTGCTCGAACTCCAAAAACCCTGGTAAGTGATCTCAAACGATTAGTAAAACTGGGTTGGTTAAGATACAAACAAAACCAATATTTTCGGGTTGCTATTTTACCTTATCCAACCCTAAGTTCTACATATAATAGAAATTCGGATGATGAATTTAACTTTTTCAATAACATTGACATAGCAGCAACTGCAGAGAACTTCTCTAAGCCAATTGGGGGAAATCAGCGCTTTTTCATATACCTTGACTACGTACCTCATCCCGAAACTCAAGACAAAATTGAGGAATTACAGGAGCAACTGCAACAGATATGGAATGAAATACCGATCCCCTGTGTACTATTCGACTATCGCAGCACTCGCCTTGCGAAATTAAACAAATCCGTTCAATGTGTAGTGTATCCAGTCTGTATTTATTATGTAGGTCGGACAATCTACCTAGTTGCTTGGGGTCGAAATCCTATTGGTCAAGTGAATTGGTACAACTATCGTCTCGATAAAATACAAGGAAAACTTATATCCTTAACTTGGACAGACAAGCGTATTCCTGAAAAGCTTATCCAGAGGTATCACGAGAATCATCTATTTACACCCGATTACGTCGAAAAAGAATTGGACGAGGCGTTGGGGTTTGACTTCTATGAAACAGCCTCTCTCATGCTACTGAGATTTGAAGGAGATTATCACCAACGTTACATCAAGGGGACGTTCCGCCATAAAACATTTAAGCAAGTGAGTTACCAGGAGGCAGTTCATCTGATTCAGCAACAAGCTCAATCACCAGAAGAAGAAAAACTTTTGGAAATTGTGCGATCGCGTCCCCCTCAAGATGCTTACTACACCCTCTGCTATCGAGAAAATGATCCCAATGTAAAGCAGCGTTTAGGAGCATGGCGCGATCATGTTGAAGTCCTTTACCCTTGGAAAATGCGGCAGTATTTTGCTGAGTATATTCATCGGCTATGGCAACTTTACAAGTAG